In one window of Vespa crabro chromosome 6, iyVesCrab1.2, whole genome shotgun sequence DNA:
- the LOC124424807 gene encoding uncharacterized protein LOC124424807, translating to MFLEDIHKYPGLFPNHRKGPTITTTTELTKINIITITLSEYTQNAVDISLVTLGASLNLSIIFIVALNSSLRISTSCYIISLVASNLVIMIEPSRRILRSIFELNIPMNLDYVFHVSFYSSVLTIVIFSIENYICVCKRHTSIYEYFTKLSNTTKRIVFIWLTSIMITAMELHLYDHFERDDMHDIFAASTIMFMVLPFLILILIHCAIIYELLLIKSIEGQWRPKDLENFRLSTFFFTVGLVWAFFLTMVPYRIAKVITSLNPNAKWCCSTKQMEIFYLLIKIFPIVSTIVCYVTYEKFRKAIQNTISSLYNKNLSHPV from the exons ATGTTTTTAGAAGATATTCACAAATATCCAGGACTCTTTCCAAATCATCGAAAGGGTCCAACGATTACAACTACTACAGAATTAACAAAAATCAACATAATCACTATAACTCTTTCCGAATATACACAAAATGCTGTCGACATATCATTAGTTACTTTAGGTGCctctttaaatttatcaataatctTCATTGTAGCCTTGAATTCATCTTTACGAATATCGACGAGCTGTTACATTATCAGTTTGGTCGCTTCGAATTTGGTAATCATGATTGAGCCATCACGAAGAATTCTACGATCCATCTTCGAATTAAATATTCCTATGAATCTCGACTACGTTTTTCATGTTAGTTTCTATTCGTCCGTATTAACGATCGTGATTTTTAGTATAGAGAATTATATCTGTGTTTGCAAGCGACACACTTCCATATATGAATACTTCACAAAATTATCTAACACAACGAAGAGAATAGTTTTCATTTGGTTGACATCTATCATGATCACAGCAATGGAATTACATCTTTACGATCATTTCGAAAGGGACGACATGCATGATATATTCGCAGCTTCGACAATCATGTTTATGGTTCTaccatttttaattcttattctgATTCATTGTGCGATCATTTACGAACTATTATTGATCAAATCGATCGAAGGACAATGGCGACCAAAAGATCTGGAAAATTTTCGTTTGTCAA cttttttttttacagttgGCCTAGTCTGGGCGTTTTTTCTTACTATGGTCCCATATAGAATCGCAAAGGTGATAACATCGTTAAATCCAAATGCAAAGTGGTGTTGTTCGACGAAACAaatggaaattttttatttactcattAAGATATTCCCTATTGTATCTACGATCGTTTGTTACGTAACGTATGAAAAATTTCGTAAAGCAATTCAg AATACTATAAGTTcgttatataacaaaaatttatcaCATCCAGTttga